A window of Nicotiana tabacum cultivar K326 chromosome 24, ASM71507v2, whole genome shotgun sequence contains these coding sequences:
- the LOC107809939 gene encoding ribulose-phosphate 3-epimerase, cytoplasmic isoform-like, translated as MVKAIIAPSMLSSDFANLASEAQRMLNCGADWLHMDIMDGHFVPNLTLGAPVIESLRKHTKAYMDCHLMVTNPLDYVEPLGKAGASGFTFHVEASRDNWQELVQRIKSKGMKPGVSLKPGTPIEEVYPLLDGENSVELVLVMTVEPGFGGQKFMPEMMDKVRTLRKKYPLLDIEVDGGLGPSTIEAASSAGANCVVAGSSVFGAPDPAQVISLMRNSVEEAQQRS; from the exons ATGGTGAAAGCAATCATAGCGCCGTCGATGCTGTCATCGGACTTCGCTAATTTGGCATCTGAAGCACAACGCATGCTCAATTGCGGTGCTGATTGGCTCCACATGGACATCATG GATGG TCACTTTGTCCCAAACCTTACCCTTGGTGCTCCAGTTATCGAGAGTCTGAGAAAGCATACAAA GGCATATATGGACTGCCACCTCATGGTCACTAACCCCCTTGATTATGTGGAACCGTTAGGCAAAGCTGGTGCCTCGGGGTTTACTTTCCATGTTGAGGCATCTAGAG ATAATTGGCAAGAGCTTGTTCAACGTATAAAGTCTAAGGGCATGAAACCTGGAGTTTCCTTGAAGCCCGGTACACCAATTGAGGAAGTGTACCCACTG cttgatggtgaaaactctGTCGAACTGGTCCTAGTGATGACTGTTGAACCTGGATTTGGGGGACAAAAGTTTATGCCAGAGATGATGGATAAG GTGCGGACTCTCAGAAAGAAGTATCCATTACTTGATATAGAG GTGGATGGTGGTTTAGGACCTTCAACCATTGAGGCAGCATCATCAGCTGGAGCAAACTGTGTTGTTGCAGGAAGTTCAGTGTTTGGAGCTCCTGATCCAGCACAAGTCATAAGTTTGATGCGGAATAGTGTGGAGGAAGCTCAGCAAAGGAGTTAA
- the LOC107809938 gene encoding uncharacterized protein LOC107809938 isoform X1, translated as MRLKLTKMKTAQDPQNTVEKKPSTQASHETQNDPQNHTVDTPVADAGSVSASGNDNRKVSREDIELVQNLIERCLQLYMNKDEVVKTLLNRARIDPGFTTLVWQKLEEENADFFRAYYIRLKLKKQIILFNHLLEHQYHLMKYPVPPKVPLAPMQNGISTMPVNNLPMGYPVLQQHPAPAAGQPHLDPMGMSSCHVVNGVPAPGNYHPMRMNSGNDMVIDTSASDVAPTIPPSNAMSSMSDMTVSPTSVASSGHFPFTASEISGMGVDTSALDAAFPSDVASSVGLELPPDNGVGNSRDSLRSFAQIPWNFSLSDLTADLSNLGDLGPLGNYPGSAFLPSDSDILLDSPEQDDIVEEFFVDVDADPGPTCQSDEEKS; from the exons ATGCGCCTGAAGTTGACTAAAATGAAGACCGCACAG GATCCACAAAACACTGTAGAAAAGAAACCATCAACCCAGGCTTCTCATGAAACCCAAAATGACCCGCAGAACCATACAGTTGATACACCTGTAGCTGATGCAGGTTCTGTTTCTGCATCAGGCAATGATAACAGGAAAGTTTCACGTGAAGATATTGAACTT GTCCAAAACTTGATTGAACGGTGCTTGCAACTGTATATGAATAAGGATGAAGTGGTAAAAACACTTCTGAATCGTGCGAGGATAGATCCTGGATTTACAACTCTAG tttggcaaaaattagaaGAAGAAAATGCAGATTTCTTTCGGGCCTACTACATTAGGCTTAAACTGAAGAAACAAATCATCTTGTTCAATCATTTGCTTGAGCATCAGTATCATCTAATGAAATATCCAGTGCCTCCAAAGGTTCCATTGGCTCCTATGCAGAATGGGATTAGCACCATGCCAG TCAACAACTTACCCATGGGATATCCCGTCCTTCAGCAACATCCAGCTCCAGCTGCAGGTCAACCTCATCTTGATCCAATGGGCATGTCCAGCTGCCATGTGGTTAATGGTGTGCCAGCGCCAGGAAACTATCATCCGATGAGGATGAATTCTGGAAACGA TATGGTGATTGACACCAGTGCGTCGGATGTAGCACCAACTATTCCACCTAGCAATGCCATGTCATCAATGTCAGATATGACAGTAAGTCCTACATCAGTAGCTTCCAGCGGGCATTTTCCCTTTACGGCTTCAGAGATTTCAGGGATGGGAGTTGACACGTCAGCCCTTGATGCTGCTTTCCCATCTGATGTAGCAAGTTCAGTAGGATTAGAACTTCCACCAGATAATGGTGTTGGTAATTCTAGAGATTCACTGAGATCTTTCGCTCAGATTCCTTGGAATTTCAGTCTTTCAGATCTAACAGCAGACTTGTCCAACTTGGGAG ATCTAGGGCCTCTTGGAAACTATCCCGGTTCTGCTTTTTTGCCTTCTGATTCAGACATTCTACTTGACTCTCCTGAGCAAGATGATATAG TAGAAGAGTTCTTTGTCGATGTTGATGCCGATCCAGGACCAACATGTCAGTCAGATGAAGAGAAGTCCTAG
- the LOC107809938 gene encoding uncharacterized protein LOC107809938 isoform X2 yields the protein MRLKLTKMKTAQDPQNTVEKKPSTQASHETQNDPQNHTVDTPVADAGSVSASGNDNRKVSREDIELVQNLIERCLQLYMNKDEVVKTLLNRARIDPGFTTLVWQKLEEENADFFRAYYIRLKLKKQIILFNHLLEHQYHLMKYPVPPKVPLAPMQNGISTMPVNNLPMGYPVLQQHPAPAAGQPHLDPMGMSSCHVVNGVPAPGNYHPMRMNSGNDMVIDTSASDVAPTIPPSNAMSSMSDMTVSPTSVASSGHFPFTASEISGMGVDTSALDAAFPSDVASSVGLELPPDNGVGNSRDSLRSFAQIPWNFSLSDLTADLSNLGDLGPLGNYPGSAFLPSDSDILLDSPEQDDIEEFFVDVDADPGPTCQSDEEKS from the exons ATGCGCCTGAAGTTGACTAAAATGAAGACCGCACAG GATCCACAAAACACTGTAGAAAAGAAACCATCAACCCAGGCTTCTCATGAAACCCAAAATGACCCGCAGAACCATACAGTTGATACACCTGTAGCTGATGCAGGTTCTGTTTCTGCATCAGGCAATGATAACAGGAAAGTTTCACGTGAAGATATTGAACTT GTCCAAAACTTGATTGAACGGTGCTTGCAACTGTATATGAATAAGGATGAAGTGGTAAAAACACTTCTGAATCGTGCGAGGATAGATCCTGGATTTACAACTCTAG tttggcaaaaattagaaGAAGAAAATGCAGATTTCTTTCGGGCCTACTACATTAGGCTTAAACTGAAGAAACAAATCATCTTGTTCAATCATTTGCTTGAGCATCAGTATCATCTAATGAAATATCCAGTGCCTCCAAAGGTTCCATTGGCTCCTATGCAGAATGGGATTAGCACCATGCCAG TCAACAACTTACCCATGGGATATCCCGTCCTTCAGCAACATCCAGCTCCAGCTGCAGGTCAACCTCATCTTGATCCAATGGGCATGTCCAGCTGCCATGTGGTTAATGGTGTGCCAGCGCCAGGAAACTATCATCCGATGAGGATGAATTCTGGAAACGA TATGGTGATTGACACCAGTGCGTCGGATGTAGCACCAACTATTCCACCTAGCAATGCCATGTCATCAATGTCAGATATGACAGTAAGTCCTACATCAGTAGCTTCCAGCGGGCATTTTCCCTTTACGGCTTCAGAGATTTCAGGGATGGGAGTTGACACGTCAGCCCTTGATGCTGCTTTCCCATCTGATGTAGCAAGTTCAGTAGGATTAGAACTTCCACCAGATAATGGTGTTGGTAATTCTAGAGATTCACTGAGATCTTTCGCTCAGATTCCTTGGAATTTCAGTCTTTCAGATCTAACAGCAGACTTGTCCAACTTGGGAG ATCTAGGGCCTCTTGGAAACTATCCCGGTTCTGCTTTTTTGCCTTCTGATTCAGACATTCTACTTGACTCTCCTGAGCAAGATGATATAG AAGAGTTCTTTGTCGATGTTGATGCCGATCCAGGACCAACATGTCAGTCAGATGAAGAGAAGTCCTAG